Sequence from the Procambarus clarkii isolate CNS0578487 chromosome 2, FALCON_Pclarkii_2.0, whole genome shotgun sequence genome:
tatatatatatatatatatataaataaatatatatatatatatatatatataaatatatatatatataaatatatatatatatatatatatatatatatatatatatatataaatatatatataaatatatatatatatataaatatatatataaatatatatatatatatataaatatatatataaatatatatatatatatatatatatatatatatatatataaatatatatataaatatatatatatatataaatatatatataaatatatatataaatatatatataaatatatatatatatatatatgttatatatatataggttatatatatatatatatatatatatatatatatatatatatatatatatatatatatatatatatatatatatatatatatatatatatgttatatatatatatatatatatatatatatatatatattttattaatgatatattaatatcctctttgtAACAAGAGGATATGCTATGCCACTCTGTTAGGCATGAGGATATGCCTAACCAATATTAGGCATGAGGATAACCTGTTAGGCATGAGGATATGCCTAAGTTAGGCATAGGAGGATATGCcccactctgctatgtgatgcacatgtattcttgcttcaccaccctgtaatgaaatattgtttgttactaattgttttcaataatacattattttattatataatatttaatttattaattaaaaaccctttccatattatagaaaaaaactaaaacaagaatctatataaaactatagaatagaatagactaatagaatagaatatatatatatcatatatatatttatataaataaatatatatatatataaatatatgtatatatatttatatatatatatatattattatatcctgtattattccagcccattattagagatagtagccacctcttattttggttttctttcattattagtgctcagaaaattaaatatatctacatatttagtcaaaatcaattacattattttatcttattcatagcataaatgttcacaaagattactaaaaagagattgaattagactacagcaaattggcaaactttaccttgtatctgtttccaccgtgtttgtttggggcgttcttcaacatatcagcaatacttgtctcaacatctctttcagttgcattagtgtgggtgttgatacaggcttctggaaagttataagaattaattaatatatataattataattctttttgtcaggagacaagaagccacagagtaataacattgttggcttttatttaggtgttcccctgttctccagtcttcctccgtcccctcgtcccctttgtcctccccagcattctccattcccctgtcccctcgtcctccccaccattaccctctcctctgttccctcgtcttccccaccatcccccctgtcgtcctccccaccattctaaactacctcatcccatgcattccatgatggtctgatgcttccatctgaaaattgggaacatcaaaagatctgactttcccaattttctgatgggaacatcaaatgatctgatattcccatcactgaaaaataaaaacagataaaaaaaatgatatgaaaaaatagaaaataaaatatactcatgaaatgaacagaatggttaacaacgcagctcaattgcaatgcaatgtcacaataacatttaaatatactttaagatataatctagaagaaaataaggatattgaaacggttcatgaactctatttcaataaaggacactatggggaactttgaaaaatagttattgagtataattagacagacttgttgctaggcagaggagtaatgagatatatggcaaattttgcaaaatatacaatgaaggtacacaaacattcatacccaaacaaagcaaaatgctaggtaagaacaaagcatttggcccgtaggagaaaggagatacccacaagactagaatacaagtcattaacaagcatgcaagtataatacataatacatgcagacatatatataatccaaaaaaatgtcaaatttacgtacttattattacattacaaatatccaaggttttgaagacacgtttcctcttgcgcccaacgagtgaatactgagaccagaccccataggtccctatcctcctcatcattcgtctcactgtgtctccacagcttgcaccgcccatttgagacagcgtctggacctgttaaaataatgcataagctgtaaggtaatagagaataatatatatctttcaatctcaacattagattttctaatttccaactgtattaaataaatagcattaaaatattttccttcttaactattacaaaaatcaacgaatttgagtaacttttgcttttgttttatttgtaccttaaacataacactgaacaatcaattatgtgccaccccaccttccttcatctgcaaaaaaactaatcaaaagacatatgtacaaggctaaaaaaattcagcaacacttaccatactcaggctaaaagaattaagcaacacttaccatactctttttatattcactgttaacttttagctcatgtgacagactttccacctgctcaacagtttcaagtggggatggaagaatgtcttccaggattggtatatctccatgtgtttttgacatatgggtttccgtcattttgacaatattcaggatatcccctgataaaaatgtcaattttgataattccttcatcatgtattccattatgccaaaaccataatcataatcatctgtatcaaaccttattacaggtaaaaccagtaggcagtctactgtattttatcaaaccgttattagtataatagatctcgtaataattttgcaaaaataatggcatttactatttttaaaagattattagcaaatttacagaaatggtgcattcggaagacaaaaccaatttttcacttttgacaattgagcacctgctacatccagattctagggaggaaaggaaggacgatcttactggatcccatagcctctccgaggcacaaaccaggcttttacacaaacccccccccccctgcacccgagctttttaaaatagtaaatgccactatttttgcaaaattattacgagatctattattctagagaataatgcatataaatgcatatatgcatataaatacaaaagtaaatcaaatcttatccttgtataatatacaagctgatgtgagatccctgtctacaggtggactggaactattatccagtaggcagtctactgtattttatcaaaccgttattagtataatagatctcgtaataattttgcaaaaataatggcatttactatttttaaaagattattagcaaatttacagaaatggtgcattcggaagacaaaaccaatttttcacttttgacaattgagcacctgctacatccagattctagggaggaaaggaaggacgatcttactggatcccatagcctctccgaggcacaaaccaggcttttacataaccccccccccctgcacccgagctttttaaaatagtaaatgctactatttttgcaaaattattacgagatctattattctaataagagtttgataaaatacaaaccctggggccatagaacggctatttaatccccttgaacggacctgtgcatgggccactgaggcatcgaaaaaaaacagaccggcttgggaaaaaagcaaaattgccggtctatggcccagctgatggctgtgcatgaatggctaatggctaatggctgttagttatggagctaggttagactatgtatgtttaaatctctgatttaaacagagccagtgttcagtcaaataactgaatttatcaaatcttatccttgtataatatacaagctgatgtgagatccctgtctacaggtggactggaactattatccagtaggcagtctactgtattttatcaaaccgttattagtataatagatctcgtaataattttgcaaaaataatggcatttactatttttaaaagattattagcaaatttacacaaatggtgcattcggaagacaaaaccaatttttcacttttgacaattgagcacctgctacatccagattctagggaggaaaggaaggacgatcttactggatcccatagcctctccgaggcacaaaccaggcttttacataacccccccccctgcacccgagctttttaaaatagtaaatgccattatttttgcaaaattattacgagatctattatactaataacggtaaataaataataaatagtaaataaatcaaaatcagtt
This genomic interval carries:
- the LOC138366917 gene encoding uncharacterized protein, producing the protein MLKNAPNKLGGNRYKVQTLSQMGGASCGDTVRRMMRRIGTYGVWSQYSLVGRKRKRVFKTLDICNVIIKACINTHTNATERDVETSIADMLKNAPNKHGGNRYKGGEARIHVHHIAEWGISSYA